Below is a genomic region from Neoarius graeffei isolate fNeoGra1 chromosome 12, fNeoGra1.pri, whole genome shotgun sequence.
ttcaaggtgttgatttGGCCTCCAAATGCTCAAAtgtcagatctcaatccaatcaaaCATCTATGGGATGTGCTTGACAAACAAGTTCAATCTATGGAGGCCCCACTTCACAACATACAGGATTAAAGACTTctaatctgtctctctctcttgttacgtcaatcctgagataccagtgatgctgacccctcctgctcttcagacctgcctgaggcATCCTAATGcccccctacttctggctggaattctcatcacatcactcctctgGAGACCCCATAGGGACAGTCAAaagatactagtgcatctcaaaatattggaatattgtgaaaaagtaaaattttcataatttaattcaaaaaggtaaactttcatgtaGTTACATACTTATGGTCCCTGGCAATACTAACGATGGGGGACTCTTTGGTGTCGTCAGGTGCGCCACTCCTCGGCTCACCATTGAAGTCTCTGCTCACACAAAAGCTTGCCATTGGCTATGTGGTGCCTCCAGGTGGGATGTTTGGCCATTAGATTATGCCAATCATTCTCCAGGTCAAAGATCTTGATGTCCTCCTTAATACAGTCCTTCCACCTTTTCTTTGGTCGGCCACATGGTCTATTTCCATGAGCTAACTCACTGAAGAGGAGCTGCTTTGGCAGTCGGTAGTCCGGCATCCTACAAACATGGCCAGGCCACCTTAAGCGATTGCTGTGGATCATGGGCTCTATGGTTGTGGAGCTAGCCCTTCTCAGCACTTCGACGTTGGTCACCTTGTGCCACCACTTGATCTTAAGGATTTGTCTTAGTGATCTTTGATAGAACATTTCTAGTAGGTGCACATGATGCACGAGTGTGCACCACGTTTCACTACCATAGAGTAAACATGGTAGGACCAGAGCTTTGTATACTGTGGTTGAAGAGTCTTTAGCAGGCTTGAAAAAGTTTGCTGCAGTAAGGGTGCTGACCTCACTGCTGCTAACAAGTAGGCTGCCCAACTCCCATACTTGTGCCCTTCTTCCAGAAACACAAGGAGTGGACTCACAGGGAGACACAAATCACCAAGTGCAGTACTGGAGAGAAGTGGTCAAAGGTGATATTCACCATTTGAGTCAGAGGGCTGAACCTTGGCTTGGTCTGGCTCAGGCAGGCTGGCCGTTCTGACTTCCGAAATGTTGGTGTCTCTACACTCTAAGGTAGCTTGCCCAGTACCTTTTCTCCATAATGGACCCAAATGGACTGTTGTTCATCAGACCCCTCCTCCAAGACCAAGTCCGGCAAGGTTGAACCTGCCAGAGGCCCTACTGGACCTCCGCCAGCATAAGCTCTTGAGCTCATAGGGGCACGCAAGCTGCTACACCACAACAAGGTCACAGTCCAGAGTAGCAGCTTTCACATAGTCTATATTCATTGCatctaaagtgaaatatttcagggctttttttggttttgttttaattttgatgattatggcttatagctcatgaaaatcagaaatccagtgtcccaaaatattagaatatttcatgtagagtttgagtaaaacagtataaatactgtgtatctctcagtctagttcagcacatgcaatcacaatcatggggaagactgctgacttgacagttgtccagaagatgatcatcgacatcctccacaaggagggtaaggcccaatcccaattctaatttctacccctccccctcccccttccccttggcccttccccttgaaactgagctacaagggatagggcttgaaattcaacccctacgtattgggatagcccttcaacgatcgcataagtcatcgcgtacctccgtcagcgtttacgttagcaaaacgcgaccaaatgcgtcattggctgcgaccagccactacagtcagagccagaggcagaaccagaaatctctgctgaaaTGCCATCTGCTGCTGTTGTGATCACTGTGTCCTGGGCTATAGGCCTCTTTTTACGGTTGTCTGCAGCTAAACGGAGAAATGCCAGTAGACGAAGACGTTTACGACACCTGGGAGCAATAATTAACGATTTGATGGTATGTataatgtaacgctacaacaaacACGTTAGTTTAGCCAAGCTACACAACATACAAGCTAGCGTTAGCATGTATTGGTTACTTTGCATCCTATCGCTTGTGATACACATGAATACATTTTTTATCTGTGTTCATCTGACAACTGAAAATAATGAAAATGTGAAGCATGGATGCATGGTAGGTACAGTGAATTCGTTGGTTGGGTGAATGGAAGGCCACAGACACTAGCTAAACAAATCcttccttcttttctttttcagacgAGTCATCCTAcatactgtagactggattacaaGATGCCCATCCTGCGTCTGTGGTTCAATGTAGAGTCAGAGTTGAAACGGGACTTTCGCCTCAGCAGAAGGGCTATGGATAGTGTGCAGAGACTGCTACAAACAGAACAGGACCATGGCTGGGGTAGTCAGCTAGAAGTCATTGTCTATGTCTACTGGCTGGCTCATGGACTGTCTTATACCGTTGTCTCCAGAGTTTTCAATATACCCAAATCCACAGTTCACCGCATTGTCCACAAAGTAGGAAATAAGATCTGCACCAATCTGCACCGTGCCATCTCTTTCCCCAAGACTGGAGAGCTGCATGCAGTCGGCCAAGGATTTGCCCAACTTTCAGGGAGCCCTGCATTCAGCAATGTTGTGGGTGCAATAGACGGAAGCCACATACGGATTAAGCTACCAGCACGGCACAGAATAGACTATTTGAATTACAAAGGATTCTATTCAATTAACATGCAGGCAATATGTGATTCCAGTGGAAAGTTTTTGGACATCTTAGTTGGCTACCCGGGGTCAGTTCACGACACACGAGTCATGAAAAACAGCAGGTTTTATACAGCAAGACGGTACCCTCCACCAGGCTACATTCTCCTAGGAGATGGTGGCTATccatgtttggacacacctatctGCCTCATTACACCATACAAGGAGCCAGTTACTGGACCAATACAGGGGCGCTTCAATCATTACCATGCCAAGGGCCACAGCATAATCGAAAGGGCTTTTGGCGTAATGAAGAGCAGGTGGAGGTGTACTCTTTTCAAAGCCCTGGAGATTAAACCAATCTTTGCACCTCAGGTCATTGCATCCTGTGCCTTTCTGCACAACATCTGTCTGGAGAATGGGGACCTGCTGG
It encodes:
- the LOC132894727 gene encoding putative nuclease HARBI1, which encodes MTSHPTYCRLDYKMPILRLWFNVESELKRDFRLSRRAMDSVQRLLQTEQDHGWGSQLEVIVYVYWLAHGLSYTVVSRVFNIPKSTVHRIVHKVGNKICTNLHRAISFPKTGELHAVGQGFAQLSGSPAFSNVVGAIDGSHIRIKLPARHRIDYLNYKGFYSINMQAICDSSGKFLDILVGYPGSVHDTRVMKNSRFYTARRYPPPGYILLGDGGYPCLDTPICLITPYKEPVTGPIQGRFNHYHAKGHSIIERAFGVMKSRWRCTLFKALEIKPIFAPQVIASCAFLHNICLENGDLLEPDDDVVQDLLDPQAPRGPLAANETSGNASRDRLAAQL